One part of the Polyangiaceae bacterium genome encodes these proteins:
- a CDS encoding integration host factor subunit beta — MTKSELIDAIAGRGELTKARAELVVNTVFDAMIEALEQGEGIEIRGFGSFTMRPYKPYSGRNPRTGQAVSVPAKRLPFFKVGKELKELVNQSRAFAISGGKDDDE, encoded by the coding sequence ATGACGAAAAGCGAGCTCATCGACGCGATCGCGGGACGTGGCGAACTCACCAAAGCCCGAGCCGAGCTCGTGGTGAACACGGTGTTCGATGCGATGATCGAAGCGCTCGAGCAGGGCGAAGGCATCGAGATCCGCGGCTTCGGCAGCTTCACGATGCGTCCGTACAAACCCTATAGCGGACGCAATCCGCGCACGGGCCAAGCCGTATCCGTTCCGGCCAAACGACTGCCGTTCTTCAAGGTCGGCAAGGAGCTCAAAGAGCTCGTCAACCAGAGCCGAGCCTTCGCCATCTCCGGCGGCAAAGACGACGACGAGTGA
- a CDS encoding tyrosine--tRNA ligase — protein MLSAERQIEILGRGVVDFHVRADLVERLSENRPLRIKAGFDPTRPDLHIGHTVLMQKMRAFQELGHQVIFLVGDFTAMVGDPTGKSESRPRLTREEVMAAAETYQAQAFKVLDKDRTEVRYNSEWLGKLSPTDMIELCAKYTVARMLERDDFSKRFHGQVPIHVHEFLYPLLQAYDSVVLECDVELGGTDQLFNLLVGRDLMPRYGKRAQIVMTTPILEGTNARFENGKVVGAKMSKSANNYVGIDEPPFEMLQKLMLVDDQVIWRYMDLLSARSNEEIAALRSDVAAGTKNIIDVKETFAKEIVTRFHSSEAADAALERRRSVAAGGLPENIEEIAVKADGDTLGLAKALSLSGLVKSTSEGFRLIKGGAVHIDGEVVRDEQAKLERGRRYLVRVGSKNRKFAHLVLG, from the coding sequence ATGCTTTCTGCCGAGCGCCAAATCGAGATCCTTGGTCGAGGTGTCGTGGACTTTCATGTCCGTGCGGACCTCGTCGAGCGGCTTTCGGAAAATCGACCCCTGCGCATCAAAGCCGGCTTCGATCCCACGAGGCCGGATCTGCACATCGGGCACACCGTGCTCATGCAGAAAATGCGAGCTTTCCAAGAGCTCGGGCACCAAGTCATTTTCCTCGTCGGAGACTTCACCGCGATGGTTGGAGATCCAACGGGTAAGAGCGAATCGCGCCCGCGCCTCACCCGCGAAGAAGTCATGGCGGCGGCCGAGACGTACCAGGCGCAAGCGTTCAAGGTGCTCGACAAAGATCGAACCGAAGTTCGTTACAACTCCGAATGGCTCGGCAAGCTGTCACCGACGGACATGATCGAGCTTTGCGCCAAGTACACCGTTGCCCGCATGCTCGAACGCGACGACTTTTCCAAGCGCTTTCACGGCCAAGTCCCCATCCACGTCCACGAATTCCTCTACCCGCTTTTGCAAGCCTACGACTCCGTCGTCCTCGAATGCGACGTCGAGCTTGGCGGCACCGATCAGCTCTTCAATTTGCTCGTCGGCCGCGACCTCATGCCCCGTTACGGCAAGCGTGCGCAGATCGTCATGACCACGCCGATCCTCGAAGGAACCAACGCGCGCTTCGAGAACGGCAAAGTCGTCGGCGCCAAGATGTCGAAGAGCGCAAACAACTACGTCGGCATCGATGAACCTCCGTTCGAGATGCTGCAAAAGCTCATGCTCGTCGATGATCAAGTCATCTGGCGGTACATGGACCTCTTGTCGGCACGATCGAACGAAGAGATCGCAGCGCTGCGCAGCGACGTCGCCGCGGGAACGAAGAACATCATCGATGTGAAGGAAACGTTCGCGAAGGAGATCGTCACGCGGTTTCATTCGAGCGAAGCGGCCGATGCAGCGCTCGAACGAAGGCGCAGTGTCGCGGCAGGGGGCCTACCGGAAAACATCGAAGAGATTGCTGTCAAAGCCGACGGAGATACGCTCGGCCTCGCCAAGGCATTGTCTTTGTCGGGGCTCGTGAAGTCGACGAGTGAAGGCTTCAGGCTCATCAAGGGCGGCGCGGTGCACATCGACGGCGAGGTGGTACGCGACGAGCAAGCGAAGCTCGAACGGGGCCGGAGGTATCTTGTTCGCGTTGGATCGAAGAACCGCAAGTTCGCCCATCTCGTCCTCGGCTGA
- a CDS encoding HAMP domain-containing histidine kinase, whose translation MARRRLRERLLYFAIVPSIVLSVLVLGYIALRTTLQIEKARQQTVFDATLTLADERVDRLDKLIIAQDNVVAAHVDLSSLTNIERRWLPTAKRETPTVRAILVLDMTHNDHDVVAFASRAPGREDDTFRRLLHGRLFPHLNFAGDTDELRHLHQVIDQQSILISYWQRTYLSRRYLIVAWHDVPRLVHDVFPRLYGDLDRGNSRMNVIDEEGRIVFGPPIKGGEFTVGRPFPTTLYNWRVQIALTTAEDLEDKVERQRLLELGMVAFAAVVVLVGVAIVVLASIKERRLAALKSDFVANVSHELKTPLALVRMFGEILLADRVPSDDKRRQYLQIIVSESERLTALIENVLDFAKVERGKAAYEFAPGRLDEVVARAVDVYRYRAERDGIAVHMGPSDDLPLAMIDARAVELAIINLLDNAFKYAKDGGRVDVACERQGEFVVVRVSDRGPGIDADEQDRIFERFVRGRRAGEHRVRGSGIGLALVKHIAESHGGSISVMSPITEDHRGSMFVLKIPVLRGEPQRAADQAVATEGNAPEVA comes from the coding sequence ATGGCTCGCCGCAGACTGCGCGAGCGGCTGCTCTACTTCGCGATCGTTCCGTCGATCGTCCTGTCCGTCTTGGTGCTTGGATACATCGCTCTACGCACCACGCTCCAAATCGAAAAGGCCCGTCAACAAACCGTCTTCGACGCGACGCTCACGCTCGCGGACGAACGGGTCGATCGTTTGGACAAACTCATCATCGCGCAGGACAACGTCGTCGCGGCCCACGTGGATCTGTCGAGTCTGACCAACATCGAGCGACGGTGGCTGCCGACGGCAAAGCGTGAAACGCCGACGGTTCGCGCGATCCTCGTGCTCGACATGACCCACAACGATCACGATGTCGTTGCGTTCGCATCGCGCGCGCCAGGTCGCGAAGACGACACGTTTCGCCGCCTCTTGCATGGCCGACTCTTCCCTCACCTCAACTTCGCCGGCGACACGGACGAGCTGCGGCATCTGCATCAAGTCATCGATCAGCAGAGCATTCTGATCAGCTACTGGCAGCGCACCTATCTGTCGCGCCGGTACCTCATCGTGGCTTGGCACGACGTTCCACGCCTCGTGCACGACGTTTTCCCGCGCCTCTACGGCGACCTCGACCGCGGCAACAGCCGCATGAACGTCATCGACGAAGAGGGCCGCATCGTCTTCGGGCCGCCCATCAAAGGCGGCGAATTCACCGTGGGCCGCCCGTTCCCGACGACCCTCTACAACTGGCGCGTGCAGATTGCGCTCACGACCGCCGAAGACCTGGAAGACAAGGTCGAACGGCAACGCCTGCTCGAGCTCGGCATGGTGGCGTTTGCAGCCGTCGTCGTGCTCGTGGGTGTCGCGATCGTCGTCTTGGCGTCCATCAAAGAACGGCGTCTTGCAGCGCTGAAGAGCGACTTCGTCGCGAACGTATCGCACGAGCTCAAAACGCCGCTCGCGCTGGTGCGCATGTTCGGGGAAATTCTGCTGGCCGATCGTGTTCCAAGCGATGACAAGCGCCGACAATATTTGCAGATCATCGTGAGCGAGAGCGAGCGGCTCACGGCGCTCATCGAAAACGTCCTCGACTTCGCCAAGGTCGAGCGCGGAAAGGCTGCGTACGAGTTTGCCCCGGGACGCCTCGACGAGGTCGTTGCGCGAGCCGTCGACGTGTATCGGTATCGCGCCGAGCGAGACGGGATCGCGGTGCACATGGGGCCGTCCGACGACTTGCCGCTCGCGATGATCGATGCGCGCGCGGTGGAGCTGGCGATCATCAACTTGCTCGACAATGCCTTCAAGTACGCCAAGGATGGCGGGCGAGTCGACGTCGCGTGCGAACGTCAGGGCGAGTTTGTCGTGGTACGCGTGAGCGATCGTGGACCGGGCATCGACGCGGACGAGCAGGATCGCATCTTCGAGCGGTTCGTCCGCGGACGTCGTGCGGGCGAACATCGCGTACGTGGTAGCGGCATTGGTTTGGCGCTCGTCAAACACATTGCGGAGAGCCATGGCGGATCGATTTCGGTGATGAGTCCCATCACCGAGGATCATCGCGGCAGCATGTTTGTCCTGAAGATCCCCGTCTTGAGGGGCGAACCGCAACGCGCGGCGGATCAAGCGGTCGCCACCGAAGGAAACGCACCGGAAGTCGCGTAA
- a CDS encoding GAF domain-containing protein, protein MRWFVEISSLGASAEPPVKLCVEAPQWQPALQKARALRGDEGPLSNFSIELLDEGYRAVDPATRQRYFVRKAPDDAPLTTSMPSAAPAAPVAKPEPLAEDKPGAPAPEKPNVRAPMQTSPFGSTGSAAIRPGGETPAPAPATAPAPARPLPPKKATVQGMPAAAAPIRKPTVPGMLAAAGASPSPVTSTPAPPATRASSPSIVTHKVHSSREENATASSPLTYREFVYVVAEGTNEDAAKTLLLDRLDNVAKGLGDVQGKLVQMAVFDHAYQGRPQRKPIATLKWRDWRGEPEVVFPSRPEGEQPKETQEKVAPQPVRPASTPPPARVSATPIPARVVPAAKPSAPVAPRIPAPATRPSSPALRASTPAPPRASTPAPPKASVPPARIKSTDEVMAELSGAVTDLHFMRDALEGADFVVTLVGEKFPSEVVLVWLHDADKRELVLVRQTGGKTDQLLSRISDKQGLAQAALRSQRAVVIPDATRDPRANEARWKTMGVEPKSIVVAPVMASGKPYGLIEILNPKSGGRFGTIENNGLTYIGQQLAEFIATNGVILDSDRILAGAKRIAT, encoded by the coding sequence ATGCGTTGGTTCGTTGAAATCTCGTCGCTCGGGGCCTCCGCCGAACCTCCCGTGAAGTTGTGTGTCGAGGCGCCTCAGTGGCAACCCGCGCTGCAAAAAGCGCGTGCTCTTCGTGGCGACGAGGGGCCGCTCAGCAATTTCTCCATCGAGCTGCTCGACGAGGGCTATCGCGCCGTCGATCCAGCAACTCGGCAGCGATACTTTGTACGCAAAGCACCTGACGACGCACCGCTCACGACGTCGATGCCGAGCGCCGCGCCCGCAGCGCCCGTGGCCAAACCCGAGCCACTCGCCGAGGACAAACCCGGTGCGCCCGCTCCGGAGAAACCGAACGTTCGCGCTCCGATGCAAACGTCGCCGTTCGGATCGACGGGCTCCGCGGCCATTCGTCCCGGTGGCGAAACACCTGCACCTGCACCTGCAACTGCACCTGCACCTGCTCGGCCTCTTCCGCCGAAAAAGGCCACGGTGCAGGGAATGCCTGCCGCTGCAGCGCCCATTCGAAAGCCCACCGTGCCCGGCATGCTCGCGGCTGCTGGAGCATCACCCAGCCCTGTCACGTCGACTCCCGCTCCGCCCGCTACGCGTGCTTCATCCCCCTCGATCGTCACACACAAGGTGCACTCGAGCCGCGAGGAAAACGCGACGGCGAGCTCGCCTCTGACGTACCGCGAGTTTGTCTATGTCGTCGCGGAAGGCACGAACGAGGATGCCGCCAAGACGCTGCTGCTCGACCGCCTCGACAACGTCGCCAAAGGCCTCGGCGACGTGCAGGGCAAGCTCGTGCAGATGGCGGTCTTCGACCATGCGTACCAGGGACGCCCGCAACGCAAGCCGATCGCAACGCTGAAGTGGCGAGATTGGCGCGGCGAACCGGAAGTCGTGTTCCCGTCGCGGCCCGAAGGTGAACAGCCCAAGGAAACGCAGGAAAAAGTAGCTCCGCAGCCAGTTCGACCGGCATCCACGCCGCCGCCTGCGAGGGTCTCGGCCACACCGATTCCAGCCAGGGTCGTGCCGGCCGCCAAACCATCGGCGCCGGTTGCTCCTCGAATACCCGCGCCTGCAACGAGGCCATCTTCTCCTGCGCTCCGAGCGTCGACGCCCGCACCTCCCAGAGCGTCCACGCCCGCGCCTCCCAAAGCCTCCGTCCCTCCCGCACGCATCAAGAGCACCGATGAAGTCATGGCCGAGCTTTCGGGTGCCGTGACGGATCTGCATTTCATGCGCGACGCGCTCGAAGGTGCCGACTTCGTCGTGACACTCGTGGGCGAAAAATTCCCCAGCGAGGTGGTGCTGGTTTGGCTGCACGACGCGGACAAACGCGAGCTCGTTCTGGTGCGACAAACCGGCGGAAAAACCGATCAGCTTCTGTCGCGCATCTCCGACAAACAAGGACTTGCCCAAGCTGCTCTGCGCAGCCAACGTGCCGTCGTGATCCCCGATGCGACGCGTGATCCCCGAGCGAACGAGGCCCGCTGGAAGACCATGGGCGTCGAGCCCAAGAGCATCGTCGTCGCTCCCGTCATGGCTTCGGGCAAACCCTACGGACTCATCGAGATCCTCAATCCGAAATCCGGCGGCCGATTCGGCACCATCGAAAACAACGGCCTGACGTACATCGGCCAGCAACTCGCCGAATTCATCGCGACCAACGGCGTGATCCTCGATTCCGATCGCATCCTCGCCGGTGCGAAACGGATCGCCACGTAG